A genomic segment from Deinococcus sp. QL22 encodes:
- a CDS encoding nucleoside 2-deoxyribosyltransferase domain-containing protein, translating to MSRPSAYLAGPIAGCSYAGATDWRLAAQSDLARLGITAYSPLRCKTHLSGVAVLDSGHNPEHPLCSPQAIFARDRFDVERVDALFVNLLGATHVSIGTVMEIAWAHVWRKPVVVVMEPSGNVHDGHAMLMQCWGFRAETVETGLELLAAILLPDAQRESEPIEPAPALPELVEPAQRYAERNGVMLPVLVVTPQEFKALLEYSHTIPTGKVIGKRWKAYQRKYKNDPAEVADLNNWAIGEYTRESETHPGMIDMTWYAPEYSAEASA from the coding sequence GTGAGCCGCCCCAGCGCCTATTTAGCTGGCCCGATTGCCGGTTGCTCCTACGCTGGGGCCACCGACTGGCGCCTGGCTGCCCAGTCTGACCTGGCGCGGCTGGGCATCACGGCCTACTCGCCCCTGCGCTGCAAAACCCACCTCAGCGGCGTGGCGGTGCTCGACAGCGGCCACAACCCAGAGCATCCCCTGTGCTCCCCGCAGGCCATCTTTGCCCGCGACCGCTTTGACGTCGAGCGCGTGGACGCCCTGTTCGTCAACCTGCTGGGAGCCACCCACGTCAGTATCGGCACGGTCATGGAGATCGCGTGGGCGCACGTCTGGCGCAAGCCCGTTGTCGTGGTCATGGAGCCGAGCGGCAACGTGCACGACGGACACGCCATGTTGATGCAGTGCTGGGGCTTCCGCGCCGAAACCGTGGAGACAGGCCTGGAGTTGTTGGCCGCCATCTTGTTGCCGGATGCCCAGCGAGAATCTGAGCCGATTGAACCAGCTCCAGCTTTGCCCGAACTCGTGGAACCTGCCCAGCGGTATGCCGAGCGCAACGGCGTCATGCTGCCCGTTTTGGTCGTGACCCCGCAGGAATTCAAGGCCTTGCTGGAGTACAGCCACACGATCCCTACTGGGAAGGTCATCGGCAAGCGGTGGAAGGCCTATCAGCGGAAGTACAAAAACGATCCCGCAGAGGTAGCCGACCTCAACAATTGGGCCATTGGCGAGTACACCCGTGAGTCGGAGACCCATCCCGGCATGATCGACATGACCTGGTACGCGCCGGAATATTCCGCCGAGGCCAGCGCATGA